One window of the Carcharodon carcharias isolate sCarCar2 chromosome 38, sCarCar2.pri, whole genome shotgun sequence genome contains the following:
- the pus3 gene encoding tRNA pseudouridine(38/39) synthase, which produces MMEERELAADPCPPGGAAQCPPGGAAQCPPGGAAQCPPGGAAQCPPGGAAQCPPGGGGGAQCPPGGGGGAQCPPGGGGGAQCPPGGGGGAQCPPGGGGGAQCPPGGAAQCPPGGATQCPPGGGGGAQCPPGGGGGAQCPPGGAAQCPPGGATQCPPGGGGGAQCPPGGAAQCPPGGAAQCPPGGGGGAQCPPGGAAQCPPGGGGGSQCPPGGAAQCPPGGGGGAQCLPGGAAPCPPGGGGAAQCPPGGGGPTPCPPGAGGEPAGPPDPAPGPAARRRGRRRQQEQRPFDFSLHGCRRVALRLAYLGWGYQGFASQENTGNTVEEKLFEALVKTRLVESRQTANYHRSGRTDKGVSAFGQVISLDLRSKRKGEEGDEELRYTHILNRVLPPDIRALAWAPAGPDFSARFSCRHRTYRYYFPGRGLDLALMDAAARRFEGTHDFRNLCKMDVANGVVNFRRTVLLARVGRVPGESEEEQGVSSPYGMCQFEVRGLAFLYHQVRCMAAVLFLVGQRLEEPSVVDELLDVRENPRKPQYSMAVDYPLVLYDCAYENLEWIFDPDVQAFNVTHLQGLWTQEAIKSRILYSMLQGLGQAPSERRPEDETDPLTVWARAQPPPDPRPDPLLEGVRPRRYKRLMDRERCEGLESRIRHYAKRGRIELPEELREDMSF; this is translated from the exons atgatggaggagagagaattGGCGGCGGATCCGTGTCCCCCTGGTGGAGCTGCCCAGTGTCCCCCTGGTGGAGCCGCCCAGTGTCCCCCTGGTGGAGCCGCCCAGTGTCCCCCTGGTGGAGCTGCCCAGTGTCCCCCTGGTGGAGCCGCCCAGTGTCCccctggtggaggaggaggagcccaGTGTCCccctggtggaggaggaggagcccaGTGTCCccctggtggaggaggaggagcccaGTGTCCccctggtggaggaggaggagcccaGTGTCCccctggtggaggaggaggagcccaGTGTCCCCCTGGTGGAGCCGCCCAGTGTCCCCCTGGTGGAGCCACCCAGTGTCCccctggtggaggaggaggagcccaGTGTCCccctggtggaggaggaggagcccaGTGTCCCCCTGGTGGAGCCGCCCAGTGTCCCCCTGGTGGAGCCACCCAGTGTCCccctggtggaggaggaggagcccaGTGTCCCCCTGGTGGAGCCGCCCAGTGTCCCCCTGGTGGAGCCGCCCAGTGTCCccctggtggaggaggaggagcccaGTGTCCCCCTGGTGGAGCCGCCCAGTGTCCccctggtggaggaggaggatcccaGTGTCCCCCTGGTGGAGCCGCCCAGTGTCCccctggtggaggaggaggagcccaGTGTCTCCCTGGTGGAGCTGCCCCGTGTCCCCCTGGCGGAGGTGGAGCTGCCCAGTGTCCCCCTGGCGGAGGAGGACCCACGCCGTGTCCCCCCGGTGCAGGGGGTGAGCCCGCAGGCCCCCCGGACCCCGCTCCCGGCCCCGCTGCCCGCCGGCGGGGGCGGCGGCGGCAGCAGGAGCAGCGTCCCTTCGACTTCAGCCTCCACGGCTGCCGCCGGGTGGCGCTGAGGCTCGCCTACCTGGGCTGGGGCTACCAGGGCTTTGCCAGCCAGGAGAACACGGGCAACACCGTGGAGGAGAAGCTCTTCGAGGCCCTGGTCAAGACCCGGCTGGTGGAGAGCCGGCAGACGGCCAATTACCACCGCAGCGGCCGCACCGACAAGGGGGTCAGCGCTTTCGGACag GTGATCTCCCTGGACCTACGATCGAAGcggaagggggaggaaggggacgAGGAGCTGCGCTACACCCACATCCTGAACCGGGTGCTGCCCCCGGACATCCGGGCGCTGGCCTGGGCACCGGCGGGACCGGACTTCAGTGCCCGCTTCAGCTGCCGGCACCGGACCTACCGCTACTACTTCCCGGGCCGGGGGCTGGACCTGGCGCTCATGGACGCGGCGGCCCGCCGGTTCGAGGGCACACACGACTTCCGCAACCTCTGCAAGATGGACGTGGCCAACGGGGTGGTCAACTTCCGCCGGACGGTGCTGCTGGCCAGGGTGGgccgggtccccggggagagcgAGGAGGAGCAGGGGGTCTCCTCGCCCTACGGCATGTGCCAGTTCGAGGTCCGTGGCCTGGCCTTCCTCTACCACCAGGTGCGCTGCATGGCCGCGGTCCTGTTCCTGGTCGGGCAGCGCCTGGAGGAGCCGAGCGTTGTCGACGAGCTGCTGGACGTGAGGGAGAATCCCCGCAAGCCGCAGTACAG TATGGCCGTGGATTACCCCCTGGTGCTCTACGACTGCGCCTATGAGAACCTGGAGTGGATCTTTGACCCAGACGTCCAGGCCTTCAACGTGACTCACCTGCAGGGTTTGTGGACTCAAGAAGCCATCAAGAGCCGCATCCTGTACAGCATGCTGCAGGGTCTTGGCCAGGCACCCAGTGAGCGGAGACCAG AGGACGAGACAGACCCCCTGACCGTCTGGGCGCGCGCCCAGCCCCCACCGGACCCCCGCCCGGACCCCCTGCTGGAGGGGGTGAGGCCTCGGAGGTACAAGCGGCTGATGGACCGGGAGCGGTGCGAGGGGCTGGAGTCCCGCATCCGCCACTACGCCAAGAGGGGGCGTATCGAGCTGCCCGAGGAGCTGCgggag GACATGTctttctaa